Below is a window of Ktedonobacteraceae bacterium DNA.
TAGTCGTCGGCGGGCACGTACACGGCCTGCATCGACGTAATCGAACCCTTCTTCGTCGAAGTGATGCGCTCCTGCAACTCGCCCATCTCTTCGGCCAGGTTCGGCTGGTATCCCACAGCGGAGGGCATGCGGCCCAGCAGCGCCGACACTTCGGCCCCCGCCTGCGTGAAGCGGAAGATATTGTCGATGAAGAGCAGTACGTCCTTGCCTTCTTGATCGCGGAAGTACTCCGCCATCGTCAGGCCGGTTAGCGCCACACGCAGGCGCGAGCCGGGCGGCTCGTTCATCTGCCCGAACACCATCGCCAGGCGGTCGATCACACCCGCCGTAATCATTTCATGATACAGGTCGTTGCCCTCGCGCGTGCGCTCGCCCACGCCGGAAAAGACGCTGTAGCCACCGTGACCTTTTGCGATATTGTTGATCAGTTCCTGGATGATAACGGTTTTGCCGACGCCGGCGCCGCCGAACGCGCCAACCTTACCACCACGCATGAACGGGCAGATCAGGTCAATGACTTTGATGCCGGTCTCGAACACCTCGATGGCCTCGGACTGATCTTCCAGGTCGGGTGCCAGCCTGTGAATGGGCTCGCGCGGAGCATCTGGAATATCGGGCTTCAGATCGACCGGCTCTCCAAGCACATTGAAGATACGCCCAAGCGTCTTCGGCCCGACCGGAACGGTAATCGGCTGGCCAGTATCGTAGGCATCTATGCCGCGCTGGAGACCATCGGTCGGTCCCATTGCCACGCAGCGCACCCAGTTATTGCCCAGCAACTGCTCAACCTCAAGAACGAGTTCGGAATCGCTGCCCTCTATACGCGTACGAATTTCGTTATATATCTCAGGGATTTTATCTGGGGGAAACTCAACGTCTACGACGGCCCCCAGCACCTG
It encodes the following:
- the atpD gene encoding F0F1 ATP synthase subunit beta, translating into MATEIGTKGKIVQVLGAVVDVEFPPDKIPEIYNEIRTRIEGSDSELVLEVEQLLGNNWVRCVAMGPTDGLQRGIDAYDTGQPITVPVGPKTLGRIFNVLGEPVDLKPDIPDAPREPIHRLAPDLEDQSEAIEVFETGIKVIDLICPFMRGGKVGAFGGAGVGKTVIIQELINNIAKGHGGYSVFSGVGERTREGNDLYHEMITAGVIDRLAMVFGQMNEPPGSRLRVALTGLTMAEYFRDQEGKDVLLFIDNIFRFTQAGAEVSALLGRMPSAVGYQPNLAEEMGELQERITSTKKGSITSMQAVYVPADDYTDPAPATTFAHLDSTIVLERSIFEQGIYPAIDPLASTSRLLDPQIVGQEHYDVARSVQKVLQRYKDLQDIIAILGVDELSDEDKLTVARARKLQRFFSQPFTVAQVFTGLEGKYVPLKETIKGFKEILEGKYDHVPENYFYLKGPIDDVVNAYEADQQKG